atgagtaagtaatttttgcaaagatattaccaaataaataatttttttcataaaaaaatttatttcattagtAGTCGTTCTTTTctatttgggtaaattataacgaccTCTTTTGAgaattggtataattacagatacccccttgttgtttgaaaaaaattaccaatacttCCTTGATTTTAACAACCGTTTAACAATTAGCCCATTCTATTAGGGTTCAatccattttttgtgtttAACTGCCAAAATGTCCTTAtagatcaaaaaatataattttatttattttttaaaattttctaatttttttatggactaagtagataattttttgtataatttttaaaaaaatttcatccacCCTGTTcgattttcttataaatttttatttttttttaaaaaatgcaataagggcaaaattgataatttcatacttccatccaatgattacataattttatcaaacatcaagGGGGGAGGAATtgatgtttgtattttttcaaacaacaagaaagtgttcgtaattatgacaaacctcAGAGGAGgtctttgtaatttactctttctGTTTATCAATCATGTAGGTGAAAAAATGAACTACGAAATAACAATTCCATTTCTCAATATTCGTATTTCATTTCTAAATTCATCTCATTTccattttattctatttctgCCAATCATCCCCTTAACCTctacactataaaaaatattgcaattacTTTGATGGTTACTTAGACAAACACTGTTCTTAAGCCTAAATGGGCTTTTGTCAGAAAAAATGttcaaatgcaattaattttcttttcccatGCCTATGGAACAATAATATTCGGGTATCACACACAATTTGAACTCGGAAGacattatacataaataataaaagttaagGGGTctcaatgtaattttcaatttgaaggggattttttttttttttgagagagagagggaggaaATGGGAGTTAGTTCAGataacaaattttatggaGTCCAAATGAATGTAAGTTACCCtaattaaaaccaaaattacaacacaAACAAGACTATGAAACAATCAACCAAAGTAGGTATAATTAACTCAATTGtacatgaaaatttgaagaaacatAGCAGGTGATGTCAATTATGAGGTAATTTTCAGATAATAAAAcctaatatatctatattttaatGAGGATATGAAAACAAAGTTGACGCCCCGAAACTTAACAAGTAGGTACAGACCTGAACGGATCATAAGATGCAACCTAAAAAGTCTCAGTTCGAATTATCCGAAGAGAAGCTCAAGAGGGACATCTCAACCCGGTTAAAGGGCCAAGCATGAACAGGACACATAACAGCTCCCAGAAAGGCCACGTTGAACGATAAAATGCTGCCAACTTGGCCTAGGAGAGTGGATGCTGATATATAATGTCAACTCATTTTGAGTAGAATACAAACATTGTAAGAAAATACTTAAAACTAGCATCTATATAAATCGATACTTGTCAAACAACTAGTTTGCAAAATAAACGACAAAAGTAATGGATTAATGCCCAGTagtccaaataaatattacaatttggttatttaaaaggatattattttctagcaaaaaggcattttttgtcagaaaaaaatagctaaaaattcagtcaattctttttttcccgCATATGAAAGAGTGATATTAGAGTAACACATCTAAATTCAAATAGCTAGGAATTCCACGTACATAAGATGGCGGTAAAAGTTAagacattatatattttcttaatctaataatgaatatttataatcagAACAAATATCCgacaatttaaatataagttcCCAACACAATCACAATTTTGTGACACAACCAATTAAAGTAGGTATGAGTTGAATTGTACATGAAAAGCTAAAGAACATGCTAATTAATGTCAATCAAGTGGTGTTTTCAAACTTAGTTAAAGCTAAGTTACATAGTTTAATAAGGCATTGAAAACAAAGTCATCAAGAATCATATTTGATGTAAACTAACTCAACCATATAATATTAGTACCACTCATTAGTTGCTACATCAAAGACATCAAATGTTAGGGCATCATAACATGTCACATATCTATAAGAGAAATAACAAACTAATAATCATGGCCCATTTCTTTGCAAATGTTAATGACCAAGTTTGCATGAGTGGTGTAGACAATCACAATCAAAAGTAAACTCATTGTTGACAAGAGAGCCATGTTTAGTTCATATTAGGTAGACTTATCACTTATgtagccaaaaaaaaaaaaaaaaaaaaaacactcacTAAATCTTACGGCGCAATCATCGATAGTTGGACGGGATAAAATGTACTTACgcctaatttattttatagtaaattataacgagttttcttaaaatttagcataattataaatacttcttcctttcattgaaaattattaatatgtctatatttttaacgaacatctaataattaatctaGTATGTTagtttttgttcatttttttatggtgattTGACTGAAATATCTTTGTAGATTGTGAATTATAACTTTACTTCTTAtccactttattttttttatattttttaaaaatagaataaaaacaaagttgatattctatatttctattaaaagattatataattttattaaacactaaaaaatatttataatattttaaataataagacgtaattatattgatattttgatttttttttttataatttagtaataaattgataaatattttttttaaaaaaaaaaaaacaaaagacaaCAGTTACTAAAATACCGCCTCTCATTTCTATAAAGTCGCCGTCAAAACACGCAACTGTATCCACTGTACCCAATTCTCTCACATAACTTCAATCGCATTTCTCCCAACGTTCGAAAAATCCGAACCCTCCTTACATTAGATTAGATATTCTCTGATTATCCGCTTTTACTTCCCCCACTCACTCTCCTCCCCGCCTTCTGCCACGCGCCGCCGCTCAGCCACCCCTTTCAGCACCATTTGCCCCTTGATTTTTCGAAAAGGAGATCTGAATACTGGAAGCAAAAAGTAAGACGAAGTTACTAGGAAAAAGTTTCAAGCTTTATTTATGAATTGTGCAATAACTTTGCTGAGCCGCCGCAGAAAGGGAAATAGTTGTGTTACTGCTGAGGGAAAGGATGGGCGGGGTGACGTCATCGATTGCTGCTAAGTTCGCCTTTTTTCCGCCGAATCCTCCGTCGTACACTGTGGTGGCAGACGAGTCGCGTGGCGGAGCTCTCTGCATACCCGAGGTGCGGCCGAGGCAGGATGTTGACGTTTTGAAGCTGAGGACGCGCCGGGGAAACGACGTCGTGGCGGTGCATATCAGTCACCCCAAGGCCACGGCTACACTGCTCTACTCCCACGGTAACGCCGCCGATTTAGGTCAGATGTATGAGCTATTCGTTGAGATTACCCTTCGGCTACGCATCAATCTGATGGGGTAATTCCCGAATTGTTTCTGTTAACTTTCAAGTTATAGTGTTAGTTTTGCTAATAATTTGCAAAAGCTTTAGTAAAAGAATAGTAAACGAGAAATTTTCTTGTTCCGTGGCTGTggattttgttcaatttagTTATAACTATTTCAGAAACTTCTAATACTTTGAGTGAATATTTCGAGATCGCTTTCCATGTCCTGTGGAATTGTTATGTCTTAACAACGCACTGAAGCAGTAGCTACGGATTGTATGTAGAATGCACCGCTAACATTGAACAGAGTTGTAAAAGAAACACTGTTTGATACAAGAATACTTCAGGAAGTTTATCTATAGGAGTACTCTCAGAAGTTGGAAACCAGCAAAAAGTtggaaaacaacaaatatatcacGTGATGGTTGTCATAAGAACTAAATGTTCTGATTTGTAATTGCAATATAGCTTAATATTGAGTTCTGCAAACATTGATTTTCTCCTTGAACTTCATTTTTATGTATCctttatttactatatttgtAGAAATTGACAGCTCATTGTTTATCTGGTAATTTACTTTTCTTATGTGCTCATTTGTTTATCATCTCAGGTATGACTACTCAGGTTATGGGCAGTCCACTGGGAAGGTTAGATTACTGCTTTAAAGTGCATTATATAAGTCTTTGGCTTACTAGTTTGTCATCTATGGTACCCTGTTATCATTCCTTTTGATTTAGTTCTTGTTATTTAGTTGGGGTGGGACATATATTAATACACAAATAGTATAACTTTGTTATTAATTGCACTTGTTCTTTTCTGCTAGACATGCTTCTGCCATCCTtaattgtttctttgtttgcGATGAATTGAGTGGGTCAATACGTTTATAGGGATACTTGCATGGACACACTAGAATATAGGAAAGGAGGCAAACCACCCCTTTTATCTTTCGTAATTACATTGACATCCGAAAAAGTGGTCAGAAGTAACGGAAAAACTTATTTACCCATTCGGTAACaactaaaaaagaagaaaaatataaaaactaaaatgacAGGGTGGATTTTTTACTATTCTACttaaaatttcagaatttaaaatttacccACTGTTGTTTACTCTGTTCTGCAcgctatatatacatatatgtataatgtaTACAGTACTATAGTTAGATAATAAATCTAACCAAAAGTttgtaaaacaaataaaaaatatatatgttttgaatTACTATACAAATATAACCTTGAAAATtactttatgtatatatatgagtggaatatctattttttaaaatattacatctaGATCCATGAGTTGCttgaaatatcaaatatccCCACTAACGAGGAAGggtataattatccaaaaatagtTGTCAATTATCCACCAAAAGTTCAAGGGCAGAATTGGGTTTTCATTACTTCTTTGTGATGACATTAGCACTTACCAGCTCAGAAAGTCTGTCAAGGGGGACAGTGTAAGGCACTTGACAGTTCTAGGGTACTTTAGTGTAATTATGAAAGAGGGGTGGTTATGTGTTTTCACCATATTATAgagggtgtaagtataattttccCTATATCTTGCATGTTAGATGGTTCTTGGATGGTGAAAGACGTTTGCAtgacattttatttcatcaagcgtgattatcataattttagcaccaattatttcctttttcataGTTAAGAAGCAATATATAAGCTTCTAAAGAATACATCCAGATGAATGTAGAGTACTGAAACATCATTGCTAATGTGTGCCAAGTGAAACTGCTTTCTCTGATACTGTATCCTTTCATGCTCAAAGTTGAGAATTTGGTGATAGGGCCTATGATTCACTTATAATAGAAAGGCACATCCACACAAGTACAGAATTTCTGGCCATTTTGCATCCTTGTAAAAGTTCAAAAGTCTGTAACTGCAAAGATCGCTTTCACAAGCTTTTGTCAAGATACTCTGGTGCCATGATGATCAttgctcttcctttctttGTTTCTGGGTTTATGTATAACAATGTGAGACCACACACCGATTTTCCTTATTTCATCTTCTGATTTTTAGTGCCCTTTCCTCTAAGGAGCGCCCATAATGATTTCAGTTCGATGGAGCACAACAAAATCTATAATTTCtgttgtcaaaatttaatGAGTTGCAAATTACAAGAAACTATATGCGTTCAGCAGCATGGTAGAAATTTGCATGAGCACCACTTAACgattcatcaaaatttaaattcttatcTTGTCTGCATGAGTGTATACATGGTATGGGGGAACAGAGCACATTATGTTAGCTGTTTCCTGTGTCTTTCATAAAATAAGGTTGGGTTAGCAGTTTGCATTTTTAGTTCTTTCTCCCTAGCCCAATGATCATGTTaccaattaagaaaattagtacTAGTTCTTGGCCTTTGCCATGCCTCCTGATGTGACTGCGTCAACTTTTATGGCCAACTTAATTATATCATGAAGGGCTTCAGCTGATTATTTTTCCTGGGAAAGTACTTTTTGGAGTTATAGTAACGATTATgcaaattagttaaaattttagttcgtTATGTACTAGTATTTTAGTTGTCCTATTACAATGAAAGATTTGTGGGTCACTGACTTCACATGTTAAAACCATACTGGTGTTTTGTTAGTGTAtgctcatttttctttccaagAAAGGGATAAACACTTGGTTAACGGAATAACTGAAAACTTGGGTCCGTACGGATTGCTTGTACTGTAACGATAGATGGACAAAACGATATTCTGCATAGTCTTTTCATTCTTGTTCTTATTAAGGATcctagataaatatatatcataatttatcaGCAAAGTTTTTACTTCCACCTCTGAGTGCTTTCATCATTGGATCTTGTCATAATATGACACAACAATCCGTTTTTCTTTGTAACAGCCAACTGAATATAATACATACGCAGACATTGATGCTGTATATAAATGCCTCAAGGAGCAGTATGGGGTTAAAGATGAAGAACTAATACTATATGGTCAGTCAGTTGGTAGTGGTCCCACCATCGATCTTGCATCACGTTTACCAAACCTGAGAGGGGTTGTTTTACATAGCCCGATTTTATCTGGGTTAAGGGTATTGTACCCTGTAAAGCGGACGTATTGGTTTGATATTTACAAGGTATGTTCATCTTACTGCACATATATTGTCTCTTCCCTATTTGCTAGTGGGCACTTCTACCATTGATACTAAGTTGTTTCTTTATTAACTGCAGAATATTGACAAAATTGGTGCAATAAATTGTCCAGTTCTTGTTATTCATGTAAGTTGTCTTGCTTTTGCTTATTTTCCATCGTTTCCTACTCCCTCTTTCACGCTTTCTTGCCATATTTCCTAAGATAAGTAGAGATGTGACAATTGCTGGCATTCAGCTacttaatttgtttgattggCGTCGTTCATTGCCTTCTCCTATTGGGAACtttttccatatatttttacatgttAAAAAAGGAGCTATTACATGTTAAAAAAGGAGCTAATCTTGTGAGTCAAGGATGGACAATACGAGTTAATATTACCATAAATCGTGAGAGGCATTTGTGAAACATTTAATCTTATTTGAATCATAGTTCAAAAGTGCTCAAGGCCTCACTTCGGCACCAAAAATGAGGCCCTTGCATGGCTTCTTGTTTGGTTGAGGCTCAAACCTCTGATAAGATCCATCTTTTTTGTGTCATGCACAATTTGTTGAGCAAGACGTCGTACCTCGTTAAAGAGAACCATACTTGAGTTATATCCATATTCGAGATAATGTATGTTAATGTTGTTTTTGTAAACATTCATATTTGAGATAGTGGATATTAGTGTTGACTTCAACTTACATTAGTGGATGATTACTGTTGTTGCAACTTATGTTAGTCGATGTTAGTGGTATTGGTTTATAGGATACTCCctaaatttttggtaattgaTTGTTATTTAAGTTAGTATTTCCCAAATTTTCAACAAGAACAAAGCAAGCAATGTCTCTTTCCATTTAGACTTAATAGTAGACCTAATCCTTCTCACAATTGATACCACATAAAAACTACTCAcctaaaagtattttttctctctactctgtCTTGGAGCATCATTAATTCTCCAAGGGTCGAAGGGGTGTGCAATTTTGTGGATAGATCTGGTAGTAGTCCACTGGGAGCGAGCAAAGGGTGTTCGTTGATCATTTGAGACAAGATTCACGGTTTTACTTAGAGGCTCGTAGTCAAAGCAAAAGATCATTCTTGAGTTATTTTGCTGCAACAACCAAGAGTGTAGCAGACCAATTTGGAAGTCAATATACTCAATTGGTCATGTAATTGACATAACCTTTTATGTGGCAATGTCATATTACCTGGTTTATTGCCTTTAATTTCCAGCACCGGTAATTCAGGAGGTATGGAAAtcattaaattgatatttaaagGCAGaagtaaaagtaaataatttccataattaagaatttgtAGCCACAGAAAGCTTTTCTGGACAATGTGGGATCATAAATGGCTTTAGCCTTGAGAAAGGTTTGATGTCTTCAACAAATGAGTATTTATCTAGCATTGTTCTAAATAGTACTTAAAATGCAACTACACATGATTTGCCTAAAGAGTTTGGCTCAAAAGCTGTCTCAAAAGGTGTGAGATGGACTATTTTGTAACATGGCTGTTTCTTGGTTAAAAAGCTAGCGGTGGATCATTGGCTATTCTTGTTTTGGGTGGATTTAACTTCTATTCAATGCTAGAGTACTCCTTTGGTaccaaagaaagaaagactCTTTCCATGTTGAATGTCGGAACCTAAGCCAGGCTTAGCCAACTTTTTACTTAATTGCTTAAATTCAATGTATAGCGTCGTAAGTGAACTATTTATGATAGGGCATTAAATACTAGTAATCCTAGTTGCACAAGTTGTTATCTGGAACAATATTTAAGGTGGTTAGTAGAGATTTATGGGCTACTGGCCCTGGAAAAATTGACTTTACCAGCTTGGCAGTATATTAGATGTAGGATCGTTGGTTCTTACCTCCATTTCCATCAATCTGAGTTTGAGTTCAAATGGTCCAAAAGTTAAGAGAATCCTGAATGTCTGAAAATATAGAGTTCTGAATGACCGACCCTGCTGAATAACCAGATCCTTGAAGGTGAGGAGAAAGATACGGAATATAGCAGTAGTAGTTTTGTTGACTATAATGTGTACAATCTAGGGAACTTTACAGATCCATACAACAATCATATGCTTGAGAAGAAGACCTGACATGGTTACAGCTTGACTTATACCTCTTGTCAGAGTGCTGTACTAAATCGGATTGTTGGATTTATAAAATGCCTTCTGAGTCTTTAAGTTAACAGAATTTAATCGAAAGTATGATAGAGGAATTTGTGCATAAGCTCTTTCATAGTAAATGTATATACTTGTATAGAAATGCCTGTTATTTGagtgattgtaatttttcgtGCATTGAGATGAATTATTGCTAATTATTAGTTCCATATCTAGGGGACTGCAGATGAAGTTGTTGATTGCTCCCATGGGAAGCAGCTCTGGGAGCTCTGCAAGGTTAAATACGAACCTTTGTGGATAAATGGAGGCGGGCATTGCAATCTTGAACTTTATCCTGAGTTCCTTAAACATCTAAAAAAGTTTGTACTGTCTCTTGGAAAATCAAAGCCAGCAGGCAATGGTTCACTAGCAGCATCAGTACTAAATTCAGAGAGT
Above is a genomic segment from Sesamum indicum cultivar Zhongzhi No. 13 linkage group LG13, S_indicum_v1.0, whole genome shotgun sequence containing:
- the LOC105176150 gene encoding protein ABHD17B produces the protein MGGVTSSIAAKFAFFPPNPPSYTVVADESRGGALCIPEVRPRQDVDVLKLRTRRGNDVVAVHISHPKATATLLYSHGNAADLGQMYELFVEITLRLRINLMGYDYSGYGQSTGKPTEYNTYADIDAVYKCLKEQYGVKDEELILYGQSVGSGPTIDLASRLPNLRGVVLHSPILSGLRVLYPVKRTYWFDIYKNIDKIGAINCPVLVIHGTADEVVDCSHGKQLWELCKVKYEPLWINGGGHCNLELYPEFLKHLKKFVLSLGKSKPAGNGSLAASVLNSESQNKSDGSSTTDTFELQPDLPEISRNSLDSRLDKSKKSSKPEKSRMSTDRVDRFRRRKGLIW